From a region of the Carassius auratus strain Wakin chromosome 31, ASM336829v1, whole genome shotgun sequence genome:
- the tp63 gene encoding tumor protein 63 isoform X6, which produces MLYLETNAPSSYSEPQYTSLGLLNSMDQNGGSTSTSPYNNEHAQNNVTAPSPYAQPSSTFEALSPSPAIPSNTDYAGPHTFDVSFQQSSTAKSATWTYSTELKKLYCQIAKTCPIQIKVLTNPPQGAVLRAMPVYKKAEHVTEVVKRCPNHELSREFNDGQIAPPSHLIRVEGNSHAQYVEDSITGRQSVLVPYEPPQVGTEFTTVLYNFMCNSSCVGGMNRRPILIIVTLETRDGQVLGRRCFEARICACPGRDRKADEDSIRKQHVSDGSKSSEGTKRPFRQTPHLSQLNSIKKRRSTDEEVFCLPIKGREIYEILVKIKESLELMQFLPQQTIESYRQQQQNLLQKQNSLPPQPAFGSSSPTLCKNKLPSVSQLINPQQRNTLTPSSMTGGLTDSLLQSQPFPLPSVTPPMMGGPVHMNTDMNALSPTNPLQSQLQMVPSHCTPPPPYPMDNSISSFLLRLGCSACLDYFTAQGLTNIYQIENYNLEDLSRLKIPTEFQHIIWKGIMEYRQTMEFSPPPHILRTSSGTSTVSVGPTEARGERVIDAVRFTLRQTISFPPRDDWTDFSFDLAPDSRRNKQQRIKEEGE; this is translated from the exons ATGTTGTACCTGGAGACCAATGCTCCCTCATCGTACAGTGAG CCTCAGTATACAAGCCTGGGGCTTCTCAACAGCATGGATCAAAATGGTGGCTCCACCTCCACCAGCCCCTACAACAACGAGCATGCTCAGAACAATGTAACGGCACCATCACCCTACGCCCAGCCCAGTTCCACCTTCGAAGCCCTGTCTCCATCACCTGCCATCCCATCCAACACAGACTATGCTGGCCCACACACCTTTGATGTGTCCTTTCAACAGTCCAGCACAGCCAAATCAGCCACCTGGACG tactCGACAGAACTGAAGAAGCTGTACTGTCAGATCGCCAAAACGTGTCCCATTCAAATCAAGGTCCTTACCAACCCGCCTCAGGGTGCAGTCTTACGGGCCATGCCTGTCTATAAGAAAGCGGAGCATGTTACCGAGGTGGTCAAACGATGCCCGAACCATGAACTGAGCAGAGAGTTCAATGACG GCCAGATAGCCCCGCCCAGTCACCTGATTAGGGTTGAGGGGAACAGTCATGCTCAATATGTGGAGGATTCCATTACTGGGCGTCAGAGTGTGCTGGTGCCTTATGAGCCCCCTCAG GTGGGCACAGAGTTCACAACCGTCCTGTACAATTTCATGTGTAACTCCAGCTGTGTCGGTGGAATGAACAGACGTCCTATTCTCATAATCGTCACTTTGGAAACCAGAGA TGGTCAGGTTTTGGGCCGACGGTGTTTTGAGGCTCGTATCTGTGCGTGCCCTGGACGTGACCGCAAAGCTGATGAGGACAGCATTCGTAAACAGCATGTCAGCGATGGCTCAAAGAGCAGTGAGGGTACGAAACGCC CTTTCCGTCAGACCCCTCACCTCTCTCAGCTAAACTCCATCAAGAAGCGAAGATCCACCGATGAGGAAGTGTTTTGTCTGCCT ATTAAAGGCCGTGAAATCTATgagattttggtgaaaatcaaaGAGTCTTTGGAACTTATGCAGTTCCTCCCTCAGCAGACTATTGAGTCATACAGACAGCAACAGCAGAACCTACTGCAGAAACA AAACTCTCTGCCACCCCAGCCTGCCTTTGGTTCCAGCTCACCCACCCTCTGCAAGAACAAACTGCCTTCAGTCAGTCAGCTCATCAACCCCCAACAACGCAACACACTCACCCCATCAAGCATGACTGGAGGACTAACTGACA GTTTATTACAGTCTCAACCCTTTCCCCTCCCTTCAGTGACCCCTCCCATGATGGGCGGCCCGGTTCACATGAACACGGACATGAACGCCCTGAGCCCCACCAACCCCCTGCAGTCTCAGTTACAAATGGTGCCCTCTCACTGCACACCTCCGCCACCCTACCCCATGGATAACAGCATTTCCAG CTTCCTGTTGAGACTGGGCTGCTCAGCCTGTTTGGACTATTTCACAGCCCAAGGATTGACCAATATCTACCAGATTGAGAACTACAATTTAGAG GACTTGTCTAGGCTGAAGATTCCCACAGAATTCCAGCACATCATCTGGAAAGGAATCATGGAGTACCGGCAGACCATGGAGTTTTCTCCACCTCCCCACATCTTGCGCACCTCTAGCGGGACATCCACCGTCAGCGTGGGCCCCACTGAAGCCCGAGGCGAGCGTGTGATCGATGCAGTGCGTTTCACTCTCCGTCAGACCATTTCATTTCCTCCACGAGACGACTGGACCGATTTCTCTTTCGACCTGGCTCCAGATTCCCGCCGCAACAAGCAACAGCGCATCAAGGAGGAGGGAGAATGA
- the tp63 gene encoding tumor protein 63 isoform X10 gives MLYLETNAPSSYSEPQYTSLGLLNSMDQNGGSTSTSPYNNEHAQNNVTAPSPYAQPSSTFEALSPSPAIPSNTDYAGPHTFDVSFQQSSTAKSATWTYSTELKKLYCQIAKTCPIQIKVLTNPPQGAVLRAMPVYKKAEHVTEVVKRCPNHELSREFNDGQIAPPSHLIRVEGNSHAQYVEDSITGRQSVLVPYEPPQVGTEFTTVLYNFMCNSSCVGGMNRRPILIIVTLETRDGQVLGRRCFEARICACPGRDRKADEDSIRKQHVSDGSKSSEAFRQTPHLSQLNSIKKRRSTDEEVFCLPIKGREIYEILVKIKESLELMQFLPQQTIESYRQQQQNLLQKQNSLPPQPAFGSSSPTLCKNKLPSVSQLINPQQRNTLTPSSMTGGLTDMTPPMMGGPVHMNTDMNALSPTNPLQSQLQMVPSHCTPPPPYPMDNSISSFLLRLGCSACLDYFTAQGLTNIYQIENYNLEDLSRLKIPTEFQHIIWKGIMEYRQTMEFSPPPHILRTSSGTSTVSVGPTEARGERVIDAVRFTLRQTISFPPRDDWTDFSFDLAPDSRRNKQQRIKEEGE, from the exons ATGTTGTACCTGGAGACCAATGCTCCCTCATCGTACAGTGAG CCTCAGTATACAAGCCTGGGGCTTCTCAACAGCATGGATCAAAATGGTGGCTCCACCTCCACCAGCCCCTACAACAACGAGCATGCTCAGAACAATGTAACGGCACCATCACCCTACGCCCAGCCCAGTTCCACCTTCGAAGCCCTGTCTCCATCACCTGCCATCCCATCCAACACAGACTATGCTGGCCCACACACCTTTGATGTGTCCTTTCAACAGTCCAGCACAGCCAAATCAGCCACCTGGACG tactCGACAGAACTGAAGAAGCTGTACTGTCAGATCGCCAAAACGTGTCCCATTCAAATCAAGGTCCTTACCAACCCGCCTCAGGGTGCAGTCTTACGGGCCATGCCTGTCTATAAGAAAGCGGAGCATGTTACCGAGGTGGTCAAACGATGCCCGAACCATGAACTGAGCAGAGAGTTCAATGACG GCCAGATAGCCCCGCCCAGTCACCTGATTAGGGTTGAGGGGAACAGTCATGCTCAATATGTGGAGGATTCCATTACTGGGCGTCAGAGTGTGCTGGTGCCTTATGAGCCCCCTCAG GTGGGCACAGAGTTCACAACCGTCCTGTACAATTTCATGTGTAACTCCAGCTGTGTCGGTGGAATGAACAGACGTCCTATTCTCATAATCGTCACTTTGGAAACCAGAGA TGGTCAGGTTTTGGGCCGACGGTGTTTTGAGGCTCGTATCTGTGCGTGCCCTGGACGTGACCGCAAAGCTGATGAGGACAGCATTCGTAAACAGCATGTCAGCGATGGCTCAAAGAGCAGTGAGG CTTTCCGTCAGACCCCTCACCTCTCTCAGCTAAACTCCATCAAGAAGCGAAGATCCACCGATGAGGAAGTGTTTTGTCTGCCT ATTAAAGGCCGTGAAATCTATgagattttggtgaaaatcaaaGAGTCTTTGGAACTTATGCAGTTCCTCCCTCAGCAGACTATTGAGTCATACAGACAGCAACAGCAGAACCTACTGCAGAAACA AAACTCTCTGCCACCCCAGCCTGCCTTTGGTTCCAGCTCACCCACCCTCTGCAAGAACAAACTGCCTTCAGTCAGTCAGCTCATCAACCCCCAACAACGCAACACACTCACCCCATCAAGCATGACTGGAGGACTAACTGACA TGACCCCTCCCATGATGGGCGGCCCGGTTCACATGAACACGGACATGAACGCCCTGAGCCCCACCAACCCCCTGCAGTCTCAGTTACAAATGGTGCCCTCTCACTGCACACCTCCGCCACCCTACCCCATGGATAACAGCATTTCCAG CTTCCTGTTGAGACTGGGCTGCTCAGCCTGTTTGGACTATTTCACAGCCCAAGGATTGACCAATATCTACCAGATTGAGAACTACAATTTAGAG GACTTGTCTAGGCTGAAGATTCCCACAGAATTCCAGCACATCATCTGGAAAGGAATCATGGAGTACCGGCAGACCATGGAGTTTTCTCCACCTCCCCACATCTTGCGCACCTCTAGCGGGACATCCACCGTCAGCGTGGGCCCCACTGAAGCCCGAGGCGAGCGTGTGATCGATGCAGTGCGTTTCACTCTCCGTCAGACCATTTCATTTCCTCCACGAGACGACTGGACCGATTTCTCTTTCGACCTGGCTCCAGATTCCCGCCGCAACAAGCAACAGCGCATCAAGGAGGAGGGAGAATGA
- the tp63 gene encoding tumor protein 63 isoform X7, which produces MLYLETNAPSSYSEPQYTSLGLLNSMDQNGGSTSTSPYNNEHAQNNVTAPSPYAQPSSTFEALSPSPAIPSNTDYAGPHTFDVSFQQSSTAKSATWTYSTELKKLYCQIAKTCPIQIKVLTNPPQGAVLRAMPVYKKAEHVTEVVKRCPNHELSREFNDGQIAPPSHLIRVEGNSHAQYVEDSITGRQSVLVPYEPPQVGTEFTTVLYNFMCNSSCVGGMNRRPILIIVTLETRDGQVLGRRCFEARICACPGRDRKADEDSIRKQHVSDGSKSSEAFRQTPHLSQLNSIKKRRSTDEEVFCLPIKGREIYEILVKIKESLELMQFLPQQTIESYRQQQQNLLQKQNSLPPQPAFGSSSPTLCKNKLPSVSQLINPQQRNTLTPSSMTGGLTDSLLQSQPFPLPSVTPPMMGGPVHMNTDMNALSPTNPLQSQLQMVPSHCTPPPPYPMDNSISSFLLRLGCSACLDYFTAQGLTNIYQIENYNLEDLSRLKIPTEFQHIIWKGIMEYRQTMEFSPPPHILRTSSGTSTVSVGPTEARGERVIDAVRFTLRQTISFPPRDDWTDFSFDLAPDSRRNKQQRIKEEGE; this is translated from the exons ATGTTGTACCTGGAGACCAATGCTCCCTCATCGTACAGTGAG CCTCAGTATACAAGCCTGGGGCTTCTCAACAGCATGGATCAAAATGGTGGCTCCACCTCCACCAGCCCCTACAACAACGAGCATGCTCAGAACAATGTAACGGCACCATCACCCTACGCCCAGCCCAGTTCCACCTTCGAAGCCCTGTCTCCATCACCTGCCATCCCATCCAACACAGACTATGCTGGCCCACACACCTTTGATGTGTCCTTTCAACAGTCCAGCACAGCCAAATCAGCCACCTGGACG tactCGACAGAACTGAAGAAGCTGTACTGTCAGATCGCCAAAACGTGTCCCATTCAAATCAAGGTCCTTACCAACCCGCCTCAGGGTGCAGTCTTACGGGCCATGCCTGTCTATAAGAAAGCGGAGCATGTTACCGAGGTGGTCAAACGATGCCCGAACCATGAACTGAGCAGAGAGTTCAATGACG GCCAGATAGCCCCGCCCAGTCACCTGATTAGGGTTGAGGGGAACAGTCATGCTCAATATGTGGAGGATTCCATTACTGGGCGTCAGAGTGTGCTGGTGCCTTATGAGCCCCCTCAG GTGGGCACAGAGTTCACAACCGTCCTGTACAATTTCATGTGTAACTCCAGCTGTGTCGGTGGAATGAACAGACGTCCTATTCTCATAATCGTCACTTTGGAAACCAGAGA TGGTCAGGTTTTGGGCCGACGGTGTTTTGAGGCTCGTATCTGTGCGTGCCCTGGACGTGACCGCAAAGCTGATGAGGACAGCATTCGTAAACAGCATGTCAGCGATGGCTCAAAGAGCAGTGAGG CTTTCCGTCAGACCCCTCACCTCTCTCAGCTAAACTCCATCAAGAAGCGAAGATCCACCGATGAGGAAGTGTTTTGTCTGCCT ATTAAAGGCCGTGAAATCTATgagattttggtgaaaatcaaaGAGTCTTTGGAACTTATGCAGTTCCTCCCTCAGCAGACTATTGAGTCATACAGACAGCAACAGCAGAACCTACTGCAGAAACA AAACTCTCTGCCACCCCAGCCTGCCTTTGGTTCCAGCTCACCCACCCTCTGCAAGAACAAACTGCCTTCAGTCAGTCAGCTCATCAACCCCCAACAACGCAACACACTCACCCCATCAAGCATGACTGGAGGACTAACTGACA GTTTATTACAGTCTCAACCCTTTCCCCTCCCTTCAGTGACCCCTCCCATGATGGGCGGCCCGGTTCACATGAACACGGACATGAACGCCCTGAGCCCCACCAACCCCCTGCAGTCTCAGTTACAAATGGTGCCCTCTCACTGCACACCTCCGCCACCCTACCCCATGGATAACAGCATTTCCAG CTTCCTGTTGAGACTGGGCTGCTCAGCCTGTTTGGACTATTTCACAGCCCAAGGATTGACCAATATCTACCAGATTGAGAACTACAATTTAGAG GACTTGTCTAGGCTGAAGATTCCCACAGAATTCCAGCACATCATCTGGAAAGGAATCATGGAGTACCGGCAGACCATGGAGTTTTCTCCACCTCCCCACATCTTGCGCACCTCTAGCGGGACATCCACCGTCAGCGTGGGCCCCACTGAAGCCCGAGGCGAGCGTGTGATCGATGCAGTGCGTTTCACTCTCCGTCAGACCATTTCATTTCCTCCACGAGACGACTGGACCGATTTCTCTTTCGACCTGGCTCCAGATTCCCGCCGCAACAAGCAACAGCGCATCAAGGAGGAGGGAGAATGA
- the tp63 gene encoding tumor protein 63 isoform X9 produces the protein MLYLETNAPSSYSEPQYTSLGLLNSMDQNGGSTSTSPYNNEHAQNNVTAPSPYAQPSSTFEALSPSPAIPSNTDYAGPHTFDVSFQQSSTAKSATWTYSTELKKLYCQIAKTCPIQIKVLTNPPQGAVLRAMPVYKKAEHVTEVVKRCPNHELSREFNDGQIAPPSHLIRVEGNSHAQYVEDSITGRQSVLVPYEPPQVGTEFTTVLYNFMCNSSCVGGMNRRPILIIVTLETRDGQVLGRRCFEARICACPGRDRKADEDSIRKQHVSDGSKSSEGTKRPFRQTPHLSQLNSIKKRRSTDEEVFCLPIKGREIYEILVKIKESLELMQFLPQQTIESYRQQQQNLLQKQNSLPPQPAFGSSSPTLCKNKLPSVSQLINPQQRNTLTPSSMTGGLTDMTPPMMGGPVHMNTDMNALSPTNPLQSQLQMVPSHCTPPPPYPMDNSISSFLLRLGCSACLDYFTAQGLTNIYQIENYNLEDLSRLKIPTEFQHIIWKGIMEYRQTMEFSPPPHILRTSSGTSTVSVGPTEARGERVIDAVRFTLRQTISFPPRDDWTDFSFDLAPDSRRNKQQRIKEEGE, from the exons ATGTTGTACCTGGAGACCAATGCTCCCTCATCGTACAGTGAG CCTCAGTATACAAGCCTGGGGCTTCTCAACAGCATGGATCAAAATGGTGGCTCCACCTCCACCAGCCCCTACAACAACGAGCATGCTCAGAACAATGTAACGGCACCATCACCCTACGCCCAGCCCAGTTCCACCTTCGAAGCCCTGTCTCCATCACCTGCCATCCCATCCAACACAGACTATGCTGGCCCACACACCTTTGATGTGTCCTTTCAACAGTCCAGCACAGCCAAATCAGCCACCTGGACG tactCGACAGAACTGAAGAAGCTGTACTGTCAGATCGCCAAAACGTGTCCCATTCAAATCAAGGTCCTTACCAACCCGCCTCAGGGTGCAGTCTTACGGGCCATGCCTGTCTATAAGAAAGCGGAGCATGTTACCGAGGTGGTCAAACGATGCCCGAACCATGAACTGAGCAGAGAGTTCAATGACG GCCAGATAGCCCCGCCCAGTCACCTGATTAGGGTTGAGGGGAACAGTCATGCTCAATATGTGGAGGATTCCATTACTGGGCGTCAGAGTGTGCTGGTGCCTTATGAGCCCCCTCAG GTGGGCACAGAGTTCACAACCGTCCTGTACAATTTCATGTGTAACTCCAGCTGTGTCGGTGGAATGAACAGACGTCCTATTCTCATAATCGTCACTTTGGAAACCAGAGA TGGTCAGGTTTTGGGCCGACGGTGTTTTGAGGCTCGTATCTGTGCGTGCCCTGGACGTGACCGCAAAGCTGATGAGGACAGCATTCGTAAACAGCATGTCAGCGATGGCTCAAAGAGCAGTGAGGGTACGAAACGCC CTTTCCGTCAGACCCCTCACCTCTCTCAGCTAAACTCCATCAAGAAGCGAAGATCCACCGATGAGGAAGTGTTTTGTCTGCCT ATTAAAGGCCGTGAAATCTATgagattttggtgaaaatcaaaGAGTCTTTGGAACTTATGCAGTTCCTCCCTCAGCAGACTATTGAGTCATACAGACAGCAACAGCAGAACCTACTGCAGAAACA AAACTCTCTGCCACCCCAGCCTGCCTTTGGTTCCAGCTCACCCACCCTCTGCAAGAACAAACTGCCTTCAGTCAGTCAGCTCATCAACCCCCAACAACGCAACACACTCACCCCATCAAGCATGACTGGAGGACTAACTGACA TGACCCCTCCCATGATGGGCGGCCCGGTTCACATGAACACGGACATGAACGCCCTGAGCCCCACCAACCCCCTGCAGTCTCAGTTACAAATGGTGCCCTCTCACTGCACACCTCCGCCACCCTACCCCATGGATAACAGCATTTCCAG CTTCCTGTTGAGACTGGGCTGCTCAGCCTGTTTGGACTATTTCACAGCCCAAGGATTGACCAATATCTACCAGATTGAGAACTACAATTTAGAG GACTTGTCTAGGCTGAAGATTCCCACAGAATTCCAGCACATCATCTGGAAAGGAATCATGGAGTACCGGCAGACCATGGAGTTTTCTCCACCTCCCCACATCTTGCGCACCTCTAGCGGGACATCCACCGTCAGCGTGGGCCCCACTGAAGCCCGAGGCGAGCGTGTGATCGATGCAGTGCGTTTCACTCTCCGTCAGACCATTTCATTTCCTCCACGAGACGACTGGACCGATTTCTCTTTCGACCTGGCTCCAGATTCCCGCCGCAACAAGCAACAGCGCATCAAGGAGGAGGGAGAATGA
- the tp63 gene encoding tumor protein 63 isoform X12, whose product MLYLETNAPSSYSEPQYTSLGLLNSMDQNGGSTSTSPYNNEHAQNNVTAPSPYAQPSSTFEALSPSPAIPSNTDYAGPHTFDVSFQQSSTAKSATWTYSTELKKLYCQIAKTCPIQIKVLTNPPQGAVLRAMPVYKKAEHVTEVVKRCPNHELSREFNDGQIAPPSHLIRVEGNSHAQYVEDSITGRQSVLVPYEPPQVGTEFTTVLYNFMCNSSCVGGMNRRPILIIVTLETRDGQVLGRRCFEARICACPGRDRKADEDSIRKQHVSDGSKSSEGTKRPFRQTPHLSQLNSIKKRRSTDEEVFCLPIKGREIYEILVKIKESLELMQFLPQQTIESYRQQQQNLLQKHLLRARLRSELLDPIGEQKRRFSAS is encoded by the exons ATGTTGTACCTGGAGACCAATGCTCCCTCATCGTACAGTGAG CCTCAGTATACAAGCCTGGGGCTTCTCAACAGCATGGATCAAAATGGTGGCTCCACCTCCACCAGCCCCTACAACAACGAGCATGCTCAGAACAATGTAACGGCACCATCACCCTACGCCCAGCCCAGTTCCACCTTCGAAGCCCTGTCTCCATCACCTGCCATCCCATCCAACACAGACTATGCTGGCCCACACACCTTTGATGTGTCCTTTCAACAGTCCAGCACAGCCAAATCAGCCACCTGGACG tactCGACAGAACTGAAGAAGCTGTACTGTCAGATCGCCAAAACGTGTCCCATTCAAATCAAGGTCCTTACCAACCCGCCTCAGGGTGCAGTCTTACGGGCCATGCCTGTCTATAAGAAAGCGGAGCATGTTACCGAGGTGGTCAAACGATGCCCGAACCATGAACTGAGCAGAGAGTTCAATGACG GCCAGATAGCCCCGCCCAGTCACCTGATTAGGGTTGAGGGGAACAGTCATGCTCAATATGTGGAGGATTCCATTACTGGGCGTCAGAGTGTGCTGGTGCCTTATGAGCCCCCTCAG GTGGGCACAGAGTTCACAACCGTCCTGTACAATTTCATGTGTAACTCCAGCTGTGTCGGTGGAATGAACAGACGTCCTATTCTCATAATCGTCACTTTGGAAACCAGAGA TGGTCAGGTTTTGGGCCGACGGTGTTTTGAGGCTCGTATCTGTGCGTGCCCTGGACGTGACCGCAAAGCTGATGAGGACAGCATTCGTAAACAGCATGTCAGCGATGGCTCAAAGAGCAGTGAGGGTACGAAACGCC CTTTCCGTCAGACCCCTCACCTCTCTCAGCTAAACTCCATCAAGAAGCGAAGATCCACCGATGAGGAAGTGTTTTGTCTGCCT ATTAAAGGCCGTGAAATCTATgagattttggtgaaaatcaaaGAGTCTTTGGAACTTATGCAGTTCCTCCCTCAGCAGACTATTGAGTCATACAGACAGCAACAGCAGAACCTACTGCAGAAACA CCTGTTAAGGGCCCGTTTGCGCTCTGAGCTTCTGGACCCAATAGGTGAGCAGAAGAGGCGCTTCAGTGCTTCCTGA